In Candidatus Nitrosarchaeum limnium SFB1, the following proteins share a genomic window:
- a CDS encoding DSBA oxidoreductase, whose protein sequence is MIHPLSLAIGAGIASVVIIGVFFSFGILNNEPELAVKPTPSTQPGPVQVTADTFMENGSPVLGDPNAPITLIEFGDYQCYFCNQFFHKTEDELFKNFVETGKVKVIFKDFTIIGADSISAAHAAHCADDQGFFWEYHDTLYNNWTGENNGWASSKNLLQFAGDVGLNIDEFSKCMIDSKYSTKIANSNKDAKDLGLTGTPAFFVISPDNKVTKIGGAQPYDVFERIFNSALEN, encoded by the coding sequence TTGATTCATCCATTATCATTAGCAATTGGAGCAGGAATTGCATCAGTTGTAATTATCGGGGTGTTTTTTTCATTTGGAATATTAAATAATGAACCAGAACTTGCAGTAAAACCAACACCTTCAACTCAACCAGGTCCAGTACAAGTTACTGCAGATACGTTTATGGAAAATGGATCACCTGTGTTAGGAGATCCTAATGCTCCAATTACTTTAATTGAATTTGGGGATTATCAATGTTATTTTTGTAATCAGTTTTTTCATAAAACAGAAGATGAACTTTTCAAAAACTTTGTAGAAACTGGTAAAGTTAAAGTGATTTTTAAAGACTTTACAATAATTGGCGCTGATTCTATTTCTGCGGCACATGCTGCTCATTGTGCAGACGACCAAGGCTTTTTCTGGGAATACCATGATACTTTGTATAATAATTGGACTGGGGAGAATAATGGATGGGCATCTTCAAAGAATTTACTACAGTTTGCAGGGGATGTTGGACTCAATATTGATGAATTCTCTAAATGTATGATAGACTCAAAATATTCTACAAAAATTGCAAATAGTAACAAAGATGCAAAAGATTTGGGTTTAACTGGGACGCCTGCATTTTTTGTTATCAGTCCAGATAACAAAGTTACAAAGATCGGGGGAGCTCAACCATAT